A single genomic interval of Mycobacterium sp. DL592 harbors:
- a CDS encoding glycosyltransferase has product MTDLVCAVVVTHRRPDELAKSLDVLSTQSRMVDHLIVVDNDFDDRVRDLVAGQPVPTTYLGSRRNLGGAGGFALGMLHALTLGADWVWLADDDGRPKDTDVLATLLACAAKHGLAEVSPMVCDLADPERFAFPVRQGLKWLRRPHELGSGDLLRGYASLFNGALFRAETLTAVGVPDLRLFVRGDEVELHRRLVRSGLPFGTCLNAVYLHPYGTDEFKPILGGRMHTQYPDDPTKRFFTYRNRGYLLAQPGLRKLLPQEWLRFGWYFLVTRRDPAGLREWIRLRRMGRKERFGRPSA; this is encoded by the coding sequence GTGACGGATCTGGTGTGCGCGGTCGTCGTCACCCACCGCCGCCCGGACGAACTCGCCAAGTCGCTCGACGTGCTGAGCACCCAGAGCCGGATGGTGGACCACCTGATCGTGGTCGACAACGACTTCGATGACCGGGTGCGTGACCTGGTGGCCGGCCAGCCGGTGCCGACGACCTATCTGGGGTCGCGCCGAAACCTCGGCGGCGCAGGAGGATTCGCGCTGGGCATGCTGCACGCGCTGACGTTGGGCGCGGACTGGGTGTGGCTGGCCGACGACGACGGCCGGCCCAAGGACACCGACGTGCTGGCCACGCTGCTGGCCTGTGCGGCGAAGCACGGCCTGGCCGAGGTGTCACCCATGGTGTGCGACCTCGCCGACCCCGAGCGGTTCGCGTTCCCCGTCCGCCAGGGTCTGAAATGGCTTCGCCGTCCACACGAGCTGGGCAGCGGAGATCTCCTGAGAGGCTATGCCTCACTGTTCAACGGCGCCCTGTTCCGCGCCGAAACCCTTACCGCCGTTGGTGTTCCGGACCTCCGATTGTTCGTGCGCGGCGACGAGGTCGAGCTGCACCGCCGGCTGGTGCGCAGTGGGCTTCCGTTCGGCACCTGCCTGAACGCGGTGTACCTGCACCCGTACGGCACCGACGAGTTCAAGCCGATCCTCGGCGGCCGCATGCACACGCAGTACCCCGACGATCCCACCAAGCGCTTCTTCACCTACCGCAACCGCGGTTATCTACTGGCGCAGCCGGGTCTGCGCAAGCTGCTGCCGCAGGAGTGGCTGCGCTTCGGCTGGTACTTCCTGGTGACCCGCCGCGATCCGGCCGGACTGCGCGAGTGGATTCGATTGCGGCGCATGGGCCGCAAGGAGAGGTTCGGGAGGCCTTCAGCGTGA
- a CDS encoding ABC transporter ATP-binding protein has protein sequence MSAADPYIETREAWVEFPIFDAKTRSLKKAFLGKAGGAIGRNTDNVVVIEALRDITLTLKMGDRVGLVGHNGAGKSTLLRLLSGIYEPTRGSATVRGRVAPVFDLGVGMDPEISGYENIIIRGLFLGQTRKQMAAKVDEIAEFTELGEYLSMPLRTYSTGMRVRLAMGVVTSIDPEILLLDEGIGAVDADFLKKAQSRLQSLVERSGILVFASHSNEFLARLCKTAMWIDHGTVRMSGEIEDVVRAYEGEDAARHVREVLEEHKSDWSQA, from the coding sequence GTGTCCGCAGCCGATCCCTACATCGAGACCCGCGAGGCCTGGGTCGAGTTCCCGATCTTCGATGCCAAGACGAGATCGCTGAAGAAGGCGTTTCTCGGCAAGGCCGGCGGCGCCATCGGGCGCAACACCGACAACGTCGTCGTCATCGAGGCGTTGCGCGACATCACGCTGACGTTGAAGATGGGCGACCGGGTCGGGCTCGTCGGCCACAACGGCGCCGGCAAGTCCACGCTGTTGCGGCTGCTGTCCGGGATCTACGAACCAACCCGTGGTTCGGCGACCGTACGAGGCCGTGTCGCACCGGTTTTCGACCTCGGCGTCGGGATGGATCCGGAGATCTCCGGCTACGAGAACATCATCATCCGCGGGCTTTTCCTCGGACAGACCCGCAAGCAGATGGCCGCCAAGGTCGACGAGATCGCGGAGTTCACCGAACTGGGCGAGTACCTGTCGATGCCGCTGCGGACCTACTCGACGGGTATGCGGGTTCGGCTGGCGATGGGCGTGGTCACCAGCATCGACCCGGAGATCCTGTTGCTCGACGAGGGCATCGGCGCGGTGGACGCCGACTTCCTCAAGAAGGCTCAGTCGCGGCTGCAGAGTCTGGTCGAGCGGTCCGGAATCCTGGTCTTCGCAAGCCATTCCAACGAGTTCCTGGCGCGGCTGTGCAAGACGGCGATGTGGATCGACCACGGCACCGTCCGGATGAGCGGCGAGATCGAGGACGTGGTGCGCGCCTACGAAGGCGAGGACGCCGCGCGGCACGTGCGCGAGGTGCTCGAGGAACACAAGTCGGATTGGTCGCAGGCGTGA
- a CDS encoding DUF6541 family protein — protein sequence MSFGFGVLIAVLLLTLPGAVVAMAGRLSWPVAVAVGPALTYGVVSLAIIPFGAVGIPWNALTALAALIVVTAIVLSLRILLTRLRNLDSARPAVSMGPALLAGAGVVLGALVIGFAAWKGTPHWQSIPSNWDSVWHANTIRWILDTGQASPTHMGELRNVETHAALYYPSAFHALGAVLAQLTGAAPTTAYTLSALAAAVWLFPLSAALLTWQVLRPRISEWRAAGAAATAAALSASFTSVPYVEFDTASMPNMAAYGIAVPAFVLITSSLRYPGRIPLAVLALIGVFSVHITGGVVVVTFVAAWWLLDAFWHPLLGRTRDFVTLLTIAVATLAVLLPQFLGVLQQAEIITGHAFLTHEGRKKALFDAIVQHTRHLNDFPIQNILIGLAAVGFFLLLIRRVWWPAAVWALLVVSIVHSSAPFGGPIGVLAGKYSDLFYSDPRRLSAVVTMLLAPMAGIALWSLAVLAVAGARRLIRRRGAPDPDRGVWIGATAALLIGVVVAVSWHYFPRHRYLMGEKYDQVMIDNKDLAAMAYLATLPGARDTLIGNANTDGTAWMYAVAGLHPLWTHYDYPVQQGPGYHRFIFWAYADDADHDPRIAEAVKALNIRYVLTGSRIVRGFVMPDGLVSLDKSASWAKIYDNGEARIYEWRGSAPADSR from the coding sequence GTGAGCTTCGGGTTCGGAGTCCTGATCGCGGTCCTGTTGCTGACCCTGCCAGGCGCTGTGGTGGCGATGGCGGGGCGGCTGAGCTGGCCTGTCGCCGTCGCCGTCGGCCCCGCGCTGACATACGGCGTTGTGAGCCTGGCCATCATCCCGTTCGGGGCGGTCGGCATTCCATGGAACGCGCTGACCGCGCTGGCCGCTCTGATCGTTGTGACAGCAATCGTCCTGAGTTTGCGGATTCTGCTCACCCGGTTACGCAATCTGGACAGCGCGCGGCCCGCGGTCTCGATGGGCCCGGCCCTGCTGGCGGGAGCCGGGGTGGTTCTCGGCGCCCTCGTGATCGGTTTCGCAGCCTGGAAGGGCACGCCGCACTGGCAATCGATCCCCAGCAACTGGGATTCGGTGTGGCACGCCAACACCATCCGCTGGATTCTCGACACCGGCCAGGCCTCCCCGACGCACATGGGTGAACTACGCAACGTCGAGACCCACGCCGCGCTCTACTACCCGTCGGCCTTCCACGCCCTCGGCGCGGTGCTCGCCCAACTGACCGGTGCGGCCCCGACCACCGCGTACACGCTGAGTGCGCTGGCGGCCGCGGTCTGGCTCTTTCCACTGAGCGCGGCGCTGCTGACCTGGCAGGTGCTGCGCCCCCGCATCAGCGAGTGGCGGGCAGCGGGGGCGGCTGCCACGGCGGCGGCGCTGTCGGCGTCGTTCACCTCGGTGCCCTATGTCGAGTTCGACACCGCGTCGATGCCGAACATGGCGGCCTACGGCATCGCGGTGCCGGCGTTTGTGCTGATCACGTCATCGCTGCGCTATCCGGGCCGCATCCCGCTGGCGGTACTGGCCCTGATCGGGGTGTTCTCGGTGCACATCACCGGCGGGGTGGTGGTGGTCACGTTCGTCGCGGCGTGGTGGCTGCTCGACGCGTTCTGGCATCCCCTGTTGGGCAGAACCCGTGATTTCGTGACGCTGCTCACCATCGCGGTGGCGACGCTCGCCGTGCTGCTGCCCCAGTTCCTCGGGGTGCTGCAGCAGGCCGAGATCATCACCGGGCACGCCTTCCTCACCCACGAAGGCCGCAAGAAGGCGCTGTTCGACGCGATCGTCCAGCACACCCGCCACCTCAACGACTTCCCGATCCAGAACATCCTCATCGGACTGGCCGCCGTGGGTTTCTTCCTGCTGCTGATCAGGCGGGTCTGGTGGCCGGCCGCGGTGTGGGCCCTGCTGGTCGTGTCGATCGTGCATTCCTCGGCCCCGTTCGGCGGGCCCATCGGCGTGCTCGCAGGCAAGTACAGCGACCTGTTCTACAGCGACCCGCGCCGGCTGTCGGCGGTGGTGACGATGCTGCTGGCGCCGATGGCCGGGATCGCGCTGTGGTCCCTGGCGGTGCTGGCGGTGGCCGGAGCGCGACGGCTGATCCGGCGGCGAGGCGCGCCCGACCCGGACCGCGGGGTGTGGATCGGTGCGACGGCAGCGCTGCTGATCGGCGTGGTCGTCGCGGTGAGCTGGCACTACTTCCCCCGGCACCGGTATCTGATGGGCGAGAAGTACGACCAGGTGATGATCGACAACAAGGACCTCGCGGCGATGGCGTACCTGGCCACCCTGCCCGGCGCGCGGGACACGTTGATCGGCAATGCCAACACGGACGGCACGGCCTGGATGTATGCGGTGGCGGGCCTGCACCCGCTGTGGACGCACTACGACTACCCCGTGCAGCAGGGTCCGGGGTATCACCGATTCATCTTCTGGGCGTACGCCGATGACGCCGACCACGATCCGCGCATCGCCGAGGCGGTGAAGGCGCTGAACATCCGCTATGTGCTGACCGGCAGCCGGATAGTCCGCGGGTTCGTAATGCCCGACGGGCTAGTGTCACTAGACAAGTCCGCGTCGTGGGCGAAGATCTACGACAACGGCGAGGCCCGCATCTACGAGTGGCGCGGGTCCGCGCCGGCGGACAGCCGATGA
- a CDS encoding ABC transporter permease, which translates to MTFTDAATQSRTFTRAWGDLIDGFRKRELWLHLGWQDIKQKYRRSVLGPFWITIATGTTAVAMGALYSQLFHLPLAEHLPYVTLGLIIWNMINAAILEGADVFIANEGLIKQLPTPLSVHVYRLVWRQMILFGHNIVIYVVIAMIFPKPWSWADLSVIPALLLIMLNCVWVSFCFGILATRYRDIGPLLFSIVQLLFFMTPIIWNAGTLEQQGAGKWAKIIELNPLLHYLDIVRAPLLGAHQELRHWIVVLALTALGWLLAAFALRQYRARVPYWV; encoded by the coding sequence GTGACCTTCACCGACGCCGCCACACAGTCGAGGACCTTCACCCGGGCCTGGGGTGACCTGATCGACGGCTTTCGTAAGCGGGAGCTCTGGCTGCACCTGGGCTGGCAGGACATCAAGCAGAAGTACCGTCGCTCGGTGTTGGGCCCGTTCTGGATCACCATCGCCACCGGAACCACCGCCGTCGCGATGGGCGCACTGTATTCCCAGCTCTTCCATCTGCCGCTGGCCGAGCACCTGCCCTACGTCACGCTCGGCCTGATCATCTGGAACATGATCAACGCGGCGATCCTCGAGGGCGCCGACGTGTTCATCGCGAACGAGGGCTTGATCAAGCAGCTGCCCACCCCGTTGAGCGTGCACGTGTACCGGCTGGTGTGGCGGCAGATGATCCTGTTCGGGCACAACATCGTCATCTACGTCGTCATCGCGATGATCTTCCCCAAACCGTGGTCGTGGGCCGACTTGTCGGTGATCCCCGCGCTGTTGTTGATCATGCTGAACTGCGTGTGGGTGTCGTTCTGCTTCGGCATCCTGGCCACCCGCTACCGCGATATCGGCCCGCTGCTGTTCTCGATCGTGCAGTTGCTGTTCTTCATGACGCCGATCATCTGGAACGCCGGGACGTTGGAGCAGCAGGGCGCCGGCAAGTGGGCCAAGATCATCGAGCTGAACCCGCTGCTGCACTACCTCGACATTGTGCGTGCCCCGCTGTTGGGCGCCCATCAGGAATTGCGGCATTGGATCGTGGTGCTGGCGCTGACGGCACTGGGCTGGCTGTTGGCAGCGTTCGCGCTGCGGCAGTATCGGGCGCGGGTTCCGTACTGGGTGTAG
- a CDS encoding NAD(P)H-quinone oxidoreductase translates to MYAIVAESSENLLWREVPDVSPEHGEVLVEVSSAGVNRADLLQAAGNYPPPPGASPILGLEVSGVIAAVGGGVSDWSVGQEVCALLAGGGYAEYVAVPAGQLMPLPSGVSLHDAAALPEVACTVWSNVVTAAALQPDEVLLVHGGASGIGTHAIQVAHALGARVAATAGSADKLELCREFGADTVISYRDEDFVARIREATGGAGADVILDIMGAAYLDRNLDALAPDGRLVIIGMQGGVKADLNIGKLMTKRLRVIGTTLRARPVGGAHGKSAIVAQVVDAVWPMVADGRVRPVIGGRYPITDAAHAHRALASGQTYGKVLLTVSE, encoded by the coding sequence ATGTACGCCATCGTCGCCGAGTCCTCCGAAAACCTGCTCTGGCGGGAAGTTCCCGATGTGTCACCGGAACACGGTGAGGTACTCGTGGAGGTCAGCTCGGCAGGAGTGAATCGGGCCGATCTTCTGCAGGCCGCCGGCAACTATCCGCCGCCGCCGGGCGCAAGCCCGATTCTGGGACTTGAAGTCTCTGGCGTGATCGCCGCCGTCGGCGGCGGCGTCTCGGATTGGAGCGTGGGACAAGAGGTTTGCGCTTTGCTGGCAGGCGGCGGCTATGCAGAATACGTGGCGGTGCCCGCCGGCCAGCTGATGCCGTTGCCCTCCGGCGTGAGCCTGCACGACGCCGCCGCGCTACCGGAGGTGGCGTGCACGGTGTGGTCGAACGTCGTCACCGCCGCGGCGCTGCAGCCGGACGAGGTGTTGCTGGTACACGGCGGCGCCAGCGGCATCGGCACTCACGCCATCCAGGTCGCGCATGCACTAGGCGCCAGGGTGGCCGCGACAGCGGGCTCCGCGGACAAACTCGAACTCTGCCGCGAATTCGGTGCCGACACCGTGATTTCTTACCGCGACGAAGATTTCGTCGCTCGAATCCGCGAAGCCACCGGCGGCGCGGGTGCCGACGTCATCCTCGACATCATGGGCGCGGCGTACCTCGACCGGAATCTCGACGCGCTGGCGCCCGACGGCCGGTTGGTCATCATCGGTATGCAGGGCGGCGTCAAAGCGGACCTCAACATCGGCAAGCTGATGACCAAGCGGCTGCGTGTGATCGGAACGACGCTGCGCGCCCGCCCGGTCGGGGGCGCTCACGGCAAGAGCGCGATCGTCGCGCAGGTGGTGGACGCGGTGTGGCCGATGGTCGCCGACGGCCGGGTCCGTCCAGTCATCGGCGGGCGCTACCCGATCACCGACGCCGCCCACGCGCACCGCGCGCTGGCCAGTGGACAGACCTACGGAAAGGTACTGCTCACCGTCAGCGAATGA
- a CDS encoding cysteine desulfurase-like protein, translating to MPYDVARVRGLHPALGDGWMRFDAQAGMLIPESVSTTVSTAFRGSATNLASPHPSSRRSVAVLEAARQAVADLVNGDPGGVVLGADRSILLTSLADASSSRAGIGYEVVVSRLDDEANIAPWLRAANRYGAKVKWAEVDIETGELPTWQWENLITPPTRLVALTSASSTLGTMTDVGAVSKLVHDVGGLVVVDHSAAAPYQLLDINEVEADVVALNAPAWGGPPIGALVFRNPSLIDSFGSVSMNPYASGPARLELGGHQYGMLAGVVASVEYLAGLDESARGSRRERLGVSMQSANSYLSQLFDYLMTSLRSLPLVMVIGHPEVHIPVVSFAVTGVPAERVVQRLADNGILAICNASSRVLDLIGVNDIGGAVTIGLAHYSTLGEVDQLVRALASLG from the coding sequence ATGCCATATGACGTTGCCCGGGTGCGAGGTCTGCACCCCGCGCTGGGCGACGGATGGATGCGCTTCGATGCCCAAGCCGGGATGCTGATCCCCGAATCGGTGTCGACGACGGTGTCGACGGCGTTTCGCGGTTCGGCGACCAACCTCGCCAGCCCGCACCCGTCCTCGCGGCGCAGCGTCGCGGTCCTCGAGGCGGCCCGCCAGGCCGTCGCAGACCTCGTCAACGGCGACCCGGGCGGGGTGGTGCTCGGTGCCGACCGCTCGATCCTTCTGACGTCGCTGGCCGATGCGTCGTCGTCGCGCGCCGGAATCGGCTACGAAGTGGTGGTCAGCCGGCTCGACGACGAGGCGAACATCGCGCCGTGGCTGCGTGCGGCCAACCGATACGGCGCGAAGGTCAAGTGGGCCGAGGTCGACATCGAGACCGGCGAGCTGCCCACCTGGCAGTGGGAGAACCTGATCACCCCGCCCACCCGGTTGGTGGCCCTGACGTCGGCGTCCTCGACGCTGGGCACGATGACCGACGTCGGAGCGGTGAGCAAGCTCGTGCACGACGTCGGCGGGCTGGTCGTCGTGGACCATTCGGCGGCCGCGCCCTATCAGCTGCTGGACATCAATGAGGTCGAGGCCGACGTGGTGGCGCTCAACGCGCCGGCCTGGGGCGGCCCGCCGATCGGCGCGCTGGTGTTCCGCAACCCATCGTTGATCGACTCCTTTGGTTCGGTGTCGATGAACCCGTACGCCAGCGGCCCGGCTCGCCTGGAGCTCGGTGGCCACCAGTACGGCATGTTGGCCGGTGTGGTCGCCAGTGTGGAATACCTCGCCGGGCTCGATGAGTCGGCTCGGGGTAGCCGACGCGAAAGACTCGGCGTATCAATGCAATCGGCGAACAGCTACCTCAGCCAGCTGTTCGATTATCTGATGACCTCGCTGCGGTCGCTGCCGCTGGTGATGGTCATCGGCCACCCCGAGGTTCACATTCCGGTGGTGAGTTTCGCGGTCACTGGCGTGCCCGCCGAACGGGTGGTCCAGCGGCTGGCCGACAACGGGATCCTGGCCATCTGCAACGCCAGTTCGCGTGTGCTCGACCTGATCGGCGTCAACGACATCGGCGGTGCGGTCACCATCGGGCTGGCGCACTACTCGACCCTGGGTGAGGTCGACCAGCTGGTCCGCGCGCTGGCGTCGCTGGGCTGA
- a CDS encoding bacterial proteasome activator family protein yields the protein MTANTDDDNIEIISSPEAVPGGEDDDQRSITELVEQPAKVMRIGTMIKQLLEEVRAAPLDDASRTRLREIHATSIRELEDGLAPELREELERLALPFSEETVPSDAELRIAQAQLVGWLEGLFHGIQTALFAQQMAARAQLEHMRQGALPPGIGQPGVPGGPGGHGTGQYL from the coding sequence ATGACAGCCAATACCGACGACGACAACATCGAAATCATCAGCAGCCCGGAGGCAGTCCCGGGCGGCGAGGACGACGATCAGCGTTCGATCACCGAACTGGTGGAGCAGCCGGCCAAGGTGATGCGGATCGGCACGATGATCAAGCAACTGCTCGAAGAGGTCCGGGCAGCTCCGCTGGACGACGCGAGCCGCACCCGACTGCGCGAGATCCACGCCACCTCCATCCGCGAGCTCGAGGACGGCCTGGCACCGGAGCTGCGCGAGGAGTTGGAGCGCCTGGCGCTGCCGTTCTCCGAAGAGACGGTGCCCTCGGATGCCGAGCTGCGCATCGCGCAGGCGCAGCTGGTCGGCTGGCTCGAGGGACTGTTCCACGGGATCCAGACCGCGCTGTTCGCCCAGCAGATGGCTGCGCGCGCTCAGCTGGAGCACATGCGCCAGGGCGCTTTGCCGCCCGGCATCGGACAGCCGGGAGTCCCCGGCGGCCCCGGCGGTCACGGGACCGGGCAGTACCTGTAA
- a CDS encoding PE family protein — protein MGDGTQSHPNAGLLVGNGFSFDAVTCVGSVACAGGRAGLLIGNGGAGFNGGNGGSAGLFGDGGAGGAGVNGGAGGHGGIGGLFSGNGGKGGAGGAAVDVGATGGHGGAGGNTGLLSVRGTGGAGGAGGSGATTGRGGSGGAGGGAGLLSSGSSGGAGGDGGDGGTGGNAGDGGHGGWLIGSGGAGGAGGDSSGFSKDGGAGGAGGSAGWLSVSGDGGDGGNGGNGGNGGNGVQGVNGASAGQAGSIGGTGGNGGNGGKGGAGGNTGLLSFGDHKGNGGNGGTGGKAGTGGVGGAGADGDATVLQGGDGGTGGYAGRAGTGGVGGAAGLGWGSGGHSGTAGAFGAAGSGGDGGSGGSGSARGGTGGTGGTGGNGFAAGYAGGAGGTGGQGGSSPTGIGGAGGKGGAAGYPGVGFTAPAGGNGGNGGSGGTQGGAGGAGATGANGNASAGGAGGTGGQGGSSLTGIGGTGGVGGNGGNSDVGFAGSNGGTGGAGGSGGTQGGTGGTGGAAGNGNGAAAGIGGTGGQGGSSDTGIGGTGGTGGAAGYPGVGFTASAGGNGGSGGSGGTQGGAGGAGATGGNGNASAGGAGGTGGQGGASPTGVGGAGGAGGNGGNSDVGFTGSNGGTGGTGGSGGTRGGAGGAGGASGNGTDAAAGVGGAGGQGGSSENGIGGTGGAGGHSGWGAAGFSAPAGGIGGTGGSGGSQGGDGGAGGTGGNSDLSAGGTGGTGGQGGASPTGVGGAGGAGGAGGIGIPGNAGQVGYAGGAGGGGGAGGSGSTGGVGGTGGRGAQGGQGGYNDVLGAQGGVGGSGGLGGAGGAGSSSAGAGGTGGEGGRGGTGGDSNPSTGTGGPGGTGGSGGSGGTGGATGGSGGSGGTGGNGGWGGSGFHPGSTGDPGSTGADGAPG, from the coding sequence GTGGGTGATGGCACGCAGAGCCACCCGAATGCGGGGCTGTTGGTCGGTAACGGATTCAGTTTTGACGCGGTGACGTGCGTGGGATCGGTGGCCTGCGCCGGTGGCCGGGCGGGGTTGTTGATCGGTAACGGCGGCGCCGGATTCAACGGCGGCAACGGTGGGTCGGCGGGCTTGTTCGGCGATGGTGGTGCCGGTGGCGCAGGGGTCAATGGTGGCGCGGGTGGCCACGGCGGCATAGGCGGGTTGTTCAGCGGGAATGGCGGTAAAGGTGGCGCTGGCGGCGCCGCGGTCGATGTTGGCGCTACCGGTGGGCATGGCGGGGCGGGCGGCAATACCGGGTTGTTGTCGGTGCGAGGTACCGGTGGTGCCGGTGGTGCCGGCGGGTCCGGCGCCACGACGGGCCGCGGCGGCTCCGGGGGTGCGGGTGGTGGGGCGGGATTGTTGTCGTCGGGCAGCTCCGGTGGCGCCGGCGGCGACGGGGGTGATGGCGGCACTGGCGGCAATGCGGGCGACGGTGGCCACGGGGGGTGGCTGATCGGTTCCGGTGGCGCAGGCGGCGCCGGCGGGGATTCCAGCGGGTTCAGCAAGGACGGTGGTGCTGGTGGCGCCGGTGGTAGCGCGGGCTGGCTGTCGGTCTCGGGTGACGGCGGCGACGGTGGCAACGGCGGCAACGGCGGCAACGGCGGCAACGGTGTCCAAGGGGTCAACGGGGCGTCGGCCGGTCAAGCGGGCAGTATCGGCGGCACCGGCGGCAACGGCGGGAACGGCGGCAAGGGAGGTGCCGGCGGCAACACGGGCCTGCTGTCGTTTGGGGACCACAAGGGCAACGGCGGCAACGGCGGCACCGGCGGCAAGGCAGGTACCGGTGGCGTCGGCGGCGCCGGCGCCGACGGTGACGCGACCGTCCTCCAGGGAGGCGACGGCGGAACCGGTGGCTATGCCGGTAGAGCGGGCACCGGTGGGGTTGGTGGTGCAGCAGGTTTGGGTTGGGGCAGCGGGGGCCATTCCGGCACCGCCGGTGCTTTTGGCGCAGCGGGCAGTGGTGGTGACGGTGGTTCCGGCGGCAGCGGAAGCGCCCGGGGCGGCACCGGCGGAACAGGAGGCACGGGCGGCAACGGATTCGCTGCTGGTTATGCAGGTGGCGCCGGCGGTACGGGCGGCCAAGGCGGTTCGTCACCCACAGGTATCGGCGGTGCCGGCGGGAAGGGCGGTGCCGCCGGCTATCCCGGTGTCGGCTTCACCGCACCTGCCGGTGGCAACGGTGGCAACGGCGGATCCGGTGGTACCCAAGGCGGCGCCGGTGGAGCCGGTGCGACCGGAGCCAACGGGAATGCTTCAGCCGGCGGTGCGGGTGGCACGGGCGGCCAGGGCGGCTCGTCATTGACTGGTATCGGTGGCACAGGTGGGGTGGGCGGCAACGGCGGTAATAGCGATGTCGGCTTCGCCGGTTCCAACGGCGGAACCGGTGGCGCGGGTGGCTCCGGCGGCACCCAAGGCGGTACGGGGGGAACCGGAGGAGCAGCAGGCAACGGCAACGGCGCTGCGGCCGGCATCGGAGGCACTGGCGGGCAAGGTGGTTCATCTGACACCGGCATCGGAGGCACTGGCGGGACAGGCGGCGCCGCTGGCTATCCCGGTGTCGGCTTCACCGCGTCTGCCGGAGGCAACGGTGGCAGCGGTGGCTCCGGCGGCACCCAAGGCGGCGCCGGTGGAGCCGGCGCCACCGGCGGCAATGGCAACGCTTCAGCCGGCGGTGCCGGTGGCACGGGCGGCCAAGGCGGCGCCTCGCCGACCGGTGTCGGCGGCGCGGGTGGCGCCGGCGGCAACGGCGGTAACAGCGATGTCGGCTTCACCGGTTCCAATGGTGGAACCGGTGGCACTGGTGGTTCCGGCGGCACCCGAGGCGGCGCCGGAGGCGCCGGAGGAGCGTCCGGCAACGGTACCGACGCTGCGGCCGGTGTCGGTGGAGCGGGCGGCCAGGGTGGCTCATCTGAGAACGGGATCGGTGGCACTGGCGGCGCCGGCGGTCACAGTGGTTGGGGCGCAGCTGGTTTCAGCGCACCTGCCGGTGGCATTGGCGGCACTGGCGGTTCCGGCGGCAGCCAGGGCGGCGACGGTGGAGCAGGCGGCACCGGAGGCAACAGCGATCTCTCTGCTGGCGGTACCGGCGGCACGGGCGGCCAAGGCGGCGCCTCGCCCACCGGTGTCGGTGGAGCCGGCGGCGCGGGCGGCGCAGGCGGGATCGGCATCCCGGGTAACGCGGGTCAAGTGGGATACGCGGGAGGCGCGGGTGGCGGCGGCGGTGCTGGCGGTAGCGGTTCCACCGGTGGCGTAGGTGGTACCGGTGGACGAGGTGCCCAAGGCGGTCAAGGTGGCTACAACGACGTCCTCGGCGCTCAAGGCGGTGTTGGTGGTTCGGGCGGCCTCGGCGGCGCGGGCGGCGCCGGCAGTTCCAGCGCAGGAGCCGGCGGCACAGGTGGCGAAGGCGGTCGCGGTGGCACAGGCGGCGACAGCAACCCGTCGACAGGAACCGGCGGCCCCGGGGGCACCGGCGGCTCAGGTGGCAGCGGAGGAACCGGAGGTGCCACCGGCGGCTCAGGTGGCAGCGGAGGAACCGGAGGTAATGGCGGGTGGGGTGGCAGCGGGTTCCACCCCGGATCGACAGGTGACCCGGGCAGTACCGGCGCCGACGGCGCACCGGGATAG
- a CDS encoding MarR family winged helix-turn-helix transcriptional regulator: MGGIIAGRTASEMPGLDIAEQRSWQNFLDAALRLYGTLNRGLVDKHKLTLVDVRLLEILDNSETGSARMGDLADQLMSLPSRVTRQIRRLETAGLVRRDASPDDGRGVLASITDRGREVVEEAMLTYSRGVRENFLGPLSRPQMSAMGENCRRISASLKTGGSSAKIGRV; the protein is encoded by the coding sequence ATGGGAGGGATAATTGCGGGGCGGACTGCATCTGAAATGCCGGGGCTAGATATTGCCGAGCAACGATCTTGGCAAAATTTTCTAGACGCGGCGCTGCGACTCTACGGAACGTTGAATCGTGGCTTGGTGGACAAACACAAGCTGACGCTGGTGGATGTCCGTTTGTTGGAGATCTTGGACAACTCCGAGACCGGATCGGCGCGGATGGGGGATCTCGCCGATCAACTCATGTCGTTGCCGAGTCGGGTGACGCGTCAGATTCGGCGTCTGGAGACGGCCGGGCTGGTGCGTCGGGACGCGAGTCCTGACGACGGGCGCGGTGTCTTGGCGAGCATCACCGATCGCGGTCGGGAGGTGGTCGAGGAAGCAATGCTCACGTACTCGCGTGGCGTACGGGAGAACTTCCTCGGGCCGCTGTCGCGCCCGCAGATGTCGGCGATGGGGGAGAACTGCCGGAGGATCAGCGCCTCGCTGAAGACCGGCGGCTCCTCTGCGAAAATCGGCCGGGTCTAG